One part of the Phycisphaeraceae bacterium genome encodes these proteins:
- a CDS encoding class I SAM-dependent methyltransferase — MGLRDLATDRLTGVLPIDSRGEETAPSLVLPMSAERCAPSMLAPRELNYIHWLASQTSGYGNVVELGCFLGGSTSALCEGLSISSQPDAFIHVYDSFESPDESVFTSSPELATYGIRPNESFRKQYEHLHQHRLHRLHIHEGRLPEYVTGCDTNSLYPSDQPIELLFVDIAKSWRVHVTVLHAFARHVVPGGIVVQQDFGDFRLPWIPIHMWQLREFFEPLDLVYRAPTLSFRCVKPVPEDMLARALLTPDSVSSAARERMWDDVVSYWSQYLGEKAGHWLAGHRAVHAQLAKDNKAALQHAESHELWRWTNASRDVFISPDWTPWLDALPSSVTQSESRERAENLVRYHRGVNSLPTPDRAFATWKTDAIKQRYWQQIEDLLCERHCTHVVLYGAGRHTRWLLQQGWPTQRLKLVCIVDDNPAVDAIEDIPVYTPDEVPSIEAGNVVVLPSSDGYESVVIERAKLLASKHGWDVVPVYTNESISRVHHDDAATHIEIKAQLHTTSNIVTHVQADEIDPAPVHRAQLGLKRERPWIDQLCKNAGWPAWARGHINSRDAAFIWDMLELTKPDTVIEIGVASGVSTATFTLGLHLFSAQHKQPMVHAYDLTRTCYFDPTHAVGAAVQDICPVLADSVNVRTQTTAREAAMDHVPGSVQLAMIDADHRHPAATVDLMALLPVLAPGAWVLLHDIELDHIHQQAGDADIVETGPKQLFDAWPFAKVRELMDNPADSNIGAIQLPASVRDAIDVLVEIADQPVLHQPCEMVR, encoded by the coding sequence ATGGGCCTGCGTGATCTTGCAACTGACCGTTTAACCGGGGTTCTTCCTATTGATTCACGCGGGGAAGAAACAGCGCCGAGTCTGGTCCTTCCCATGTCAGCGGAGCGTTGCGCGCCGTCGATGCTTGCGCCGCGTGAGCTGAACTACATCCACTGGCTCGCATCACAGACATCTGGATATGGGAATGTTGTTGAACTTGGGTGCTTTCTGGGTGGATCAACAAGCGCGCTGTGTGAGGGGCTGAGCATATCAAGCCAGCCGGACGCATTCATCCATGTTTACGATAGCTTCGAATCACCGGACGAGTCAGTGTTTACATCATCGCCGGAACTTGCAACCTACGGCATTCGACCGAACGAGAGTTTCAGGAAGCAGTACGAGCATCTGCACCAGCACCGATTGCATCGGCTGCACATCCATGAGGGGCGATTGCCCGAATATGTGACGGGATGCGACACAAACTCGCTGTATCCATCAGATCAGCCAATCGAACTGCTTTTTGTGGACATTGCAAAGTCGTGGCGGGTTCACGTGACAGTGCTACATGCGTTTGCTCGCCACGTTGTGCCTGGTGGCATTGTTGTGCAGCAAGACTTTGGTGATTTTCGATTGCCATGGATTCCGATCCACATGTGGCAACTGCGTGAGTTCTTTGAACCATTGGACCTTGTGTATCGCGCGCCGACACTCTCGTTCCGGTGTGTGAAACCGGTGCCTGAAGATATGCTTGCGAGAGCGCTGTTGACGCCAGACAGCGTGTCTAGTGCTGCTCGCGAGCGCATGTGGGACGATGTTGTTTCGTACTGGTCGCAGTATCTTGGGGAGAAGGCCGGGCACTGGCTCGCAGGGCATCGCGCCGTGCATGCACAGCTTGCAAAGGACAACAAGGCGGCGCTGCAGCATGCAGAGTCACACGAGCTCTGGCGATGGACAAACGCTTCCAGGGATGTATTCATCTCGCCGGACTGGACACCGTGGCTTGATGCGCTGCCGAGTAGTGTGACGCAATCAGAATCGCGTGAGCGGGCAGAGAACCTTGTGCGTTATCATCGTGGGGTGAACTCATTGCCGACACCGGATCGCGCGTTTGCTACATGGAAAACTGATGCGATCAAGCAGCGATACTGGCAGCAGATCGAAGATCTGCTTTGTGAACGCCATTGCACGCACGTTGTGCTGTATGGCGCGGGTAGACACACGAGATGGCTGCTCCAGCAGGGATGGCCGACGCAGCGGTTGAAGCTTGTGTGCATTGTCGATGACAATCCGGCTGTTGACGCGATTGAAGACATCCCCGTATATACACCCGATGAGGTGCCGTCTATTGAGGCAGGCAACGTCGTTGTGCTCCCCTCATCTGATGGGTATGAAAGTGTGGTTATTGAGCGGGCAAAGCTGCTAGCATCGAAGCACGGCTGGGATGTGGTTCCTGTCTACACAAACGAATCAATATCGCGCGTTCATCATGACGACGCGGCGACTCATATTGAAATAAAAGCTCAGCTGCACACAACCAGCAATATTGTGACGCACGTACAAGCGGATGAGATTGATCCTGCTCCGGTGCATCGTGCACAGTTGGGTTTGAAACGCGAACGTCCGTGGATAGATCAGCTTTGCAAAAACGCGGGCTGGCCCGCGTGGGCGCGCGGACACATCAACAGTCGGGATGCAGCATTCATCTGGGACATGCTTGAACTGACAAAGCCAGATACAGTGATCGAGATTGGTGTTGCATCCGGCGTATCAACCGCTACATTCACATTGGGACTGCACTTGTTCTCCGCGCAGCACAAGCAACCGATGGTGCACGCGTACGATCTCACTCGCACATGCTACTTCGATCCGACTCATGCTGTTGGTGCTGCCGTCCAGGACATCTGCCCGGTTCTTGCTGATAGCGTGAATGTGCGAACGCAGACAACCGCTCGTGAAGCGGCGATGGATCATGTGCCTGGTTCGGTTCAGCTTGCGATGATCGATGCGGATCATCGGCACCCGGCAGCAACGGTCGATCTGATGGCGCTGCTACCGGTTCTTGCGCCGGGAGCATGGGTGCTGCTGCACGACATCGAACTGGATCACATCCACCAACAGGCTGGTGATGCGGACATCGTCGAGACAGGACCGAAGCAGTTGTTTGATGCCTGGCCGTTCGCGAAGGTGCGTGAGTTGATGGACAATCCTGCGGATTCGAACATCGGTGCGATCCAGCTTCCCGCTAGTGTGAGAGACGCGATCGATGTGCTGGTGGAGATTGCGGACCAGCCCGTCCTGCATCAGCCCTGCGAGATGGTGCGTTAG